A genomic segment from Spirochaetales bacterium encodes:
- the folB gene encoding dihydroneopterin aldolase: MEIRGHDMDIIRIHDIKTSCIIGINEDERLNQQDIIINITLYADIRKACKSDRIEDTVDYKLLKQNIITMVKKSSFFLIERLSERIAEICFENPRVRMAKIRVEKPYALTYARTVSVEITRIRSDYDG, from the coding sequence ATGGAAATTAGGGGACATGACATGGATATCATTCGTATTCACGATATCAAAACATCCTGCATTATCGGAATCAATGAGGACGAGCGGCTTAATCAGCAGGATATCATCATCAATATTACCCTTTATGCGGATATCAGAAAGGCATGTAAAAGCGACAGAATAGAAGATACGGTTGACTACAAACTGCTGAAACAGAACATCATTACGATGGTAAAAAAATCCTCATTTTTCCTCATCGAACGGCTTTCCGAAAGGATAGCGGAAATTTGTTTCGAGAACCCACGTGTACGGATGGCGAAAATCCGTGTGGAAAAACCGTATGCGCTTACCTATGCCCGCACCGTGAGTGTCGAAATCACGAGAATACGATCGGATTACGATGGCTGA